The Channa argus isolate prfri chromosome 14, Channa argus male v1.0, whole genome shotgun sequence genome includes a window with the following:
- the clcn2a gene encoding chloride channel protein 2a isoform X3 has translation MKVSDLNEDIATMVKDKAEDQTLQYQQTLMYGRYTQELGVYAKEEAARLRDGGVRDGGGMRRNTSVRSRAADLLEYEKHPCAKCQLCASRCQKFLLSRVGEDWIFLILLGLLMALVSWVMDYAIAFCQEAQKWMYAGLDSNMLLQYIAWVTYPVVLITFSAGFTQILAPQAVGSGIPEMKTILRGVVLKEYLTFKTFVAKVIGLTCALGSGMPLGKEGPFVHVASLCAALLSKFMAALFGGIYMEEPFEGSKNELRNTEMLSAACAVGVGCCFAAPIGGVLFSIEVTSTFFAVRNYWRGFFAATFSAFIFRVLAVWNQEEETITALFKTRFRLDFPFDLQELPAFAILGIACGFGGALFVYLNRLIVECMRKQKTINKFLLRNSVFGLINQTGSVIRRLVYPALVTLVVSTLTFPPGFGQFMAGQLTQHESLVALFDNRTWCRQGVAEEFDYISHHHAWKHPQVNVFITLILFIVMKFWMSAVATTMPVPCGAFMPVFLIGAAFGRLVGEIMATMFPEGIHADGSVYPIVPGGYAVVGAAALSGAVTHTVSTAVIVFELTGQISHILPVMIAVILANAVAQALQPSLYDSIIRIKKLPYLPELGMGHHEKYNIRVEDIMVRDVRYITLTSSYRDLQEMLLTGQLKTLALVESRDTMILLGSIERLQLQSLLTLQLGHQRRLEYLRQLAQDNGTHDHLPSLTTDSTPSSPCAHTHINASTSTNARQGVRFLVRTQQISTEESSSFSPVVSSVQLPLKSALKTVSAISDTETPNSSQTLSCADQEKELLESPAGPAPLEKKAKPKRVRISMAESTDVEDCMTPSEIAEWEEQQLDEPVDFKNCKIDPAPFQLVEQTSLHRTHTIFSLLGLDHAYVTSMGRLVGVVSLKELRKAIEGSVTVTGVKVRPPLASFRDSGNTTSVSEVTELHKLCIRHRGLSLPREPNPPDVEDQADVQYKEIPVSFSEQTNLHFETSPGDITNESSELVLQESPSFTEDQSEFTFDCSPSHTEESELACDYDPPTRTPEPGETEQEQASPSLNQDQAKPEGECSPTRTEDQ, from the exons ATGTATGGGCGGTACACACAGGAGCTGGGTGTGTATGCCAAGGAGGAAGCAGCCCGCTTACGGGATGGAGGAGTACGGGATGGTGGAGGGATGCGGAGGAACACCAGTGTCCGCAGCCGCGCTGCAGATCTGCTGGAATATGAAAAACACCCTTGTGCAAAATGTCAAT TGTGTGCTTCTCGCTGCCAGAAGTTCCTGCTCTCTCGGGTGGGAGAGGACTGGATCTTCCTCATTCTGCTGGGGCTGCTCATGGCTCTGGTCAGCTGGGTCATGGACTATGCCATTGCCTTCTGCCAAGAAG cACAGAAGTGGATGTATGCAGGACTGGACAGTAACATGCTCTTGCAGTACATCGCCTGGGTCACCTACCCTGTAGTGCTCATCACTTTCTCAGCAGGATTCACACAGATACTGGCACCTCAGGCTGTGG GTTCAGGTATTCCTGAGATGAAGACAATACTGAGGGGGGTGGTCCTGAAGGAGTATCTGACTTTTAAGACATTTGTGGCTAAAGTCATTGGTCTGACCTGTGCCCTTGGGAGTGGAATGCCTCTAGGGAAGGAG gGACCCTTCGTTCATGTTGCCAGTTTGTGTGCTGCCCTCCTGAGCAAATTCATGGCTGCTCTTTTCGGTGGGATTTACATG GAAGAACCCTTTGAGGGAAGCAAG AATGAGTTAAGGAACACAGAGATGCTGTCAGCTGCCTGTGCAGTGGGTGTGGGCTGCTGCTTCGCTGCTCCTATTGGAG GGGTGCTGTTCAGTATCGAGGTCACGTCAACTTTTTTTGCGGTGAGGAACTACTGGAGGGGCTTCTTCGCTGCCACCTTCAGTGCCTTCATATTCAGAGTGCTGGCAGTGTGGAACCAAGAGGAAG AGACCATCACTGCTCTCTTTAAGACCCGTTTCCGTCTGGACTTCCCGTTTGACCTTCAGGAGCTGCCAGCATTCGCCATCCTTGg gatTGCTTGTGGTTTTGGCGGTGCTCTGTTTGTCTACCTGAACCGGCTGATTGTAGAGTGCATGAGGAAACAGAAGACTATTAACAAGTTCTTGCTGAGGAA CTCAGTCTTTGGATTAATAAACCAAACAGGGTCTGTTATTCG GCGTCTGGTGTATCCTGCCCTCGTCACCCTGGTGGTCTCTACACTCACGTTCCCTCCCGGCTTCGGGCAGTTCATGGCTGGACAG CTGACGCAGCACGAGTCTCTGGTTGCGCTGTTTGACAACCGCACCTGGTGCCGTCAGGGCGTGGCCGAAGAGTTTGACTACATCAGCCACCACCATGCCTGGAAACACCCCCAAGTCAACGTCTTCATCACACTCATCCTCTTCATCGTTATGAAG TTCTGGATGTCCGCTGTTGCCACCACCATGCCTGTGCCATGTGGGGCCTTCATGCCCGTTTTCCTTATTG GTGCTGCATTTGGCCGACTTGTTGGAGAGATCATGGCAACCATGTTTCCTGAGGGCATACATGCTGACGGCAGCGTGTATCCCATAGTTCCTGGTGGTTATGCTGTTGTTG GTGCTGCAGCCTTGTCTGGAGCGGTCACACACACTGTATCCACCGCTGTCATAGTGTTTGAGCTGACAGGTCAGATCTCCCACATCCTGCCTGTGATGATTGCTGTGATCCTGGCTAACGCTGTGGCTCAGGCGCTCCAACCATCACTGTACGACTCGATCATTCGCATCAAGAAACTTCCCTATCTGCCTGAGCTGGGCATGGGACATCATGA GAAATACAATATCCGTGTGGAGGACATCATGGTCAGGGATGTGCGCTACATCACACTTACCTCTTCCTATCGGGACTTGCAGGAGATGCTCCTCACTGGTCAGCTTAAAACACTGGCCCTGGTTGAGTCGAGAG ACACCATGATCCTGCTGGGTTCCATAGAGCGCCTGCAGCTCCAGTCTCTGCTCACTCTGCAGCTAGGCCACCAGCGACGGCTGGAGTACCTGCGGCAGCTGGCCCAGGACAACGGCACCCATGACCACCTGCCCAGTCTGACCACTGACAGCACCCCCAGCTCGCCCTGCGCCCATACCCACATCAACGCCTCAACCAGCACCAACGCCCGCCAAGGGGTCCGCTTCCTGGTGAGGACCCAACAG ATTTCAACAGAGGAGTCTTCCTCCTTCAGCCCGGTTGTTTCCAGTGTTCAGCTTCCACTGAAATCTGCCTTGAAAACTGTGTCTGCCATCAGTGACACAGAGACGCCAAACA GCTCTCAGACCCTCTCCTGTGCTGACCAAGAGAAGGAGCTGCTAGAG AGCCCGGCTGGGCCGGCTCCTCTTGAAAAAAAGGCCAAGCCCAAACGAGTGAGGATCTCCATGGCG GAATCCACGGATGTAGAAGATTGCATGACCCCATCAGAG ATAGCAGAGTGGGAGGAGCAGCAGCTTGATGAACCGGTGGATTTCAAGAACTGCAAGATTGACCCTGCGCCTTTCCAGCTAGTGGAGCAAACGTCTCTGCATAGG ACTCACACCATCTTCTCTCTGCTCGGCCTGGATCATGCCTATGTGACCAGCATGGGACGTCTGGTTGGAGTAGTTTCTCTCAAAGAG CTGCGTAAGGCCATCGAGGGCTCAGTGACAGTGACTGGTGTGAAAGTGCGCCCTCCATTGGCCAGTTTCCGCGACAGCGGGAACACCACAAGCGTGTCCGAGGTAACTGAACTACACAAGCTCTGCATCCGTCACAGGGGGCTCTCATTGCCAAGGGAACCCAACCCTCCGGACGTGGAGGACCAGGCAGATGTTCAGTATAAAGAAATCCCCGTCAGCTTCTCAGAACAAACCAATTTGCATTTTGAAACCAGCCCCGGTGACATTACAAACGAGTCGTCGGAGCTAGTGCTCCAGGAAAGTCCCTCATTCACAGAGGACCAATCAGAGTTTACTTTTGACTGCAGCCCCTCTCACACTGAAGAGTCAGAACTGGCCTGTGACTATGACCCCCCCACCCGCACGCCAGAGCCGGGCGAAACAGAGCAAGAACAGGCCAGTCCGTCTCTGAACCAGGACCAAGCAAAACCTGAGGGAGAGTGTAGCCCCACTCGCACTGAAGATCAATGA
- the clcn2a gene encoding chloride channel protein 2a isoform X14, whose amino-acid sequence MKVSDLNEDIATMVKDKAEDQTLQYQQTLMYGRYTQELGVYAKEEAARLRDGGVRDGGGMRRNTSVRSRAADLLEYEKHPCAKCQLCASRCQKFLLSRVGEDWIFLILLGLLMALVSWVMDYAIAFCQEAQKWMYAGLDSNMLLQYIAWVTYPVVLITFSAGFTQILAPQAVGSGIPEMKTILRGVVLKEYLTFKTFVAKVIGLTCALGSGMPLGKEGPFVHVASLCAALLSKFMAALFGGIYMEEPFEGSKNELRNTEMLSAACAVGVGCCFAAPIGGVLFSIEVTSTFFAVRNYWRGFFAATFSAFIFRVLAVWNQEEETITALFKTRFRLDFPFDLQELPAFAILGRLVYPALVTLVVSTLTFPPGFGQFMAGQLTQHESLVALFDNRTWCRQGVAEEFDYISHHHAWKHPQVNVFITLILFIVMKFWMSAVATTMPVPCGAFMPVFLIGAAFGRLVGEIMATMFPEGIHADGSVYPIVPGGYAVVGAAALSGAVTHTVSTAVIVFELTGQISHILPVMIAVILANAVAQALQPSLYDSIIRIKKLPYLPELGMGHHEKYNIRVEDIMVRDVRYITLTSSYRDLQEMLLTGQLKTLALVESRDTMILLGSIERLQLQSLLTLQLGHQRRLEYLRQLAQDNGTHDHLPSLTTDSTPSSPCAHTHINASTSTNARQGVRFLVRTQQISTEESSSFSPVVSSVQLPLKSALKTVSAISDTETPNSSQTLSCADQEKELLESPAGPAPLEKKAKPKRVRISMAESTDVEDCMTPSEIAEWEEQQLDEPVDFKNCKIDPAPFQLVEQTSLHRTHTIFSLLGLDHAYVTSMGRLVGVVSLKELRKAIEGSVTVTGVKVRPPLASFRDSGNTTSVSEVTELHKLCIRHRGLSLPREPNPPDVEDQADVQYKEIPVSFSEQTNLHFETSPGDITNESSELVLQESPSFTEDQSEFTFDCSPSHTEESELACDYDPPTRTPEPGETEQEQASPSLNQDQAKPEGECSPTRTEDQ is encoded by the exons ATGTATGGGCGGTACACACAGGAGCTGGGTGTGTATGCCAAGGAGGAAGCAGCCCGCTTACGGGATGGAGGAGTACGGGATGGTGGAGGGATGCGGAGGAACACCAGTGTCCGCAGCCGCGCTGCAGATCTGCTGGAATATGAAAAACACCCTTGTGCAAAATGTCAAT TGTGTGCTTCTCGCTGCCAGAAGTTCCTGCTCTCTCGGGTGGGAGAGGACTGGATCTTCCTCATTCTGCTGGGGCTGCTCATGGCTCTGGTCAGCTGGGTCATGGACTATGCCATTGCCTTCTGCCAAGAAG cACAGAAGTGGATGTATGCAGGACTGGACAGTAACATGCTCTTGCAGTACATCGCCTGGGTCACCTACCCTGTAGTGCTCATCACTTTCTCAGCAGGATTCACACAGATACTGGCACCTCAGGCTGTGG GTTCAGGTATTCCTGAGATGAAGACAATACTGAGGGGGGTGGTCCTGAAGGAGTATCTGACTTTTAAGACATTTGTGGCTAAAGTCATTGGTCTGACCTGTGCCCTTGGGAGTGGAATGCCTCTAGGGAAGGAG gGACCCTTCGTTCATGTTGCCAGTTTGTGTGCTGCCCTCCTGAGCAAATTCATGGCTGCTCTTTTCGGTGGGATTTACATG GAAGAACCCTTTGAGGGAAGCAAG AATGAGTTAAGGAACACAGAGATGCTGTCAGCTGCCTGTGCAGTGGGTGTGGGCTGCTGCTTCGCTGCTCCTATTGGAG GGGTGCTGTTCAGTATCGAGGTCACGTCAACTTTTTTTGCGGTGAGGAACTACTGGAGGGGCTTCTTCGCTGCCACCTTCAGTGCCTTCATATTCAGAGTGCTGGCAGTGTGGAACCAAGAGGAAG AGACCATCACTGCTCTCTTTAAGACCCGTTTCCGTCTGGACTTCCCGTTTGACCTTCAGGAGCTGCCAGCATTCGCCATCCTTGg GCGTCTGGTGTATCCTGCCCTCGTCACCCTGGTGGTCTCTACACTCACGTTCCCTCCCGGCTTCGGGCAGTTCATGGCTGGACAG CTGACGCAGCACGAGTCTCTGGTTGCGCTGTTTGACAACCGCACCTGGTGCCGTCAGGGCGTGGCCGAAGAGTTTGACTACATCAGCCACCACCATGCCTGGAAACACCCCCAAGTCAACGTCTTCATCACACTCATCCTCTTCATCGTTATGAAG TTCTGGATGTCCGCTGTTGCCACCACCATGCCTGTGCCATGTGGGGCCTTCATGCCCGTTTTCCTTATTG GTGCTGCATTTGGCCGACTTGTTGGAGAGATCATGGCAACCATGTTTCCTGAGGGCATACATGCTGACGGCAGCGTGTATCCCATAGTTCCTGGTGGTTATGCTGTTGTTG GTGCTGCAGCCTTGTCTGGAGCGGTCACACACACTGTATCCACCGCTGTCATAGTGTTTGAGCTGACAGGTCAGATCTCCCACATCCTGCCTGTGATGATTGCTGTGATCCTGGCTAACGCTGTGGCTCAGGCGCTCCAACCATCACTGTACGACTCGATCATTCGCATCAAGAAACTTCCCTATCTGCCTGAGCTGGGCATGGGACATCATGA GAAATACAATATCCGTGTGGAGGACATCATGGTCAGGGATGTGCGCTACATCACACTTACCTCTTCCTATCGGGACTTGCAGGAGATGCTCCTCACTGGTCAGCTTAAAACACTGGCCCTGGTTGAGTCGAGAG ACACCATGATCCTGCTGGGTTCCATAGAGCGCCTGCAGCTCCAGTCTCTGCTCACTCTGCAGCTAGGCCACCAGCGACGGCTGGAGTACCTGCGGCAGCTGGCCCAGGACAACGGCACCCATGACCACCTGCCCAGTCTGACCACTGACAGCACCCCCAGCTCGCCCTGCGCCCATACCCACATCAACGCCTCAACCAGCACCAACGCCCGCCAAGGGGTCCGCTTCCTGGTGAGGACCCAACAG ATTTCAACAGAGGAGTCTTCCTCCTTCAGCCCGGTTGTTTCCAGTGTTCAGCTTCCACTGAAATCTGCCTTGAAAACTGTGTCTGCCATCAGTGACACAGAGACGCCAAACA GCTCTCAGACCCTCTCCTGTGCTGACCAAGAGAAGGAGCTGCTAGAG AGCCCGGCTGGGCCGGCTCCTCTTGAAAAAAAGGCCAAGCCCAAACGAGTGAGGATCTCCATGGCG GAATCCACGGATGTAGAAGATTGCATGACCCCATCAGAG ATAGCAGAGTGGGAGGAGCAGCAGCTTGATGAACCGGTGGATTTCAAGAACTGCAAGATTGACCCTGCGCCTTTCCAGCTAGTGGAGCAAACGTCTCTGCATAGG ACTCACACCATCTTCTCTCTGCTCGGCCTGGATCATGCCTATGTGACCAGCATGGGACGTCTGGTTGGAGTAGTTTCTCTCAAAGAG CTGCGTAAGGCCATCGAGGGCTCAGTGACAGTGACTGGTGTGAAAGTGCGCCCTCCATTGGCCAGTTTCCGCGACAGCGGGAACACCACAAGCGTGTCCGAGGTAACTGAACTACACAAGCTCTGCATCCGTCACAGGGGGCTCTCATTGCCAAGGGAACCCAACCCTCCGGACGTGGAGGACCAGGCAGATGTTCAGTATAAAGAAATCCCCGTCAGCTTCTCAGAACAAACCAATTTGCATTTTGAAACCAGCCCCGGTGACATTACAAACGAGTCGTCGGAGCTAGTGCTCCAGGAAAGTCCCTCATTCACAGAGGACCAATCAGAGTTTACTTTTGACTGCAGCCCCTCTCACACTGAAGAGTCAGAACTGGCCTGTGACTATGACCCCCCCACCCGCACGCCAGAGCCGGGCGAAACAGAGCAAGAACAGGCCAGTCCGTCTCTGAACCAGGACCAAGCAAAACCTGAGGGAGAGTGTAGCCCCACTCGCACTGAAGATCAATGA
- the clcn2a gene encoding chloride channel protein 2a isoform X7 encodes MKVSDLNEDIATMVKDKAEDQTLQYQQTLMYGRYTQELGVYAKEEAARLRDGGVRDGGGMRRNTSVRSRAADLLEYEKHPCAKCQLCASRCQKFLLSRVGEDWIFLILLGLLMALVSWVMDYAIAFCQEAQKWMYAGLDSNMLLQYIAWVTYPVVLITFSAGFTQILAPQAVGSGIPEMKTILRGVVLKEYLTFKTFVAKVIGLTCALGSGMPLGKEGPFVHVASLCAALLSKFMAALFGGIYMEEPFEGSKNELRNTEMLSAACAVGVGCCFAAPIGGVLFSIEVTSTFFAVRNYWRGFFAATFSAFIFRVLAVWNQEEETITALFKTRFRLDFPFDLQELPAFAILGIACGFGGALFVYLNRLIVECMRKQKTINKFLLRNSVFGLINQTGSVIRPSLPVRRLVYPALVTLVVSTLTFPPGFGQFMAGQLTQHESLVALFDNRTWCRQGVAEEFDYISHHHAWKHPQVNVFITLILFIVMKFWMSAVATTMPVPCGAFMPVFLIGAAFGRLVGEIMATMFPEGIHADGSVYPIVPGGYAVVGAAALSGAVTHTVSTAVIVFELTGQISHILPVMIAVILANAVAQALQPSLYDSIIRIKKLPYLPELGMGHHEKYNIRVEDIMVRDVRYITLTSSYRDLQEMLLTGQLKTLALVESRDTMILLGSIERLQLQSLLTLQLGHQRRLEYLRQLAQDNGTHDHLPSLTTDSTPSSPCAHTHINASTSTNARQGVRFLVRTQQISTEESSSFSPVVSSVQLPLKSALKTVSAISDTETPNSSQTLSCADQEKELLEESTDVEDCMTPSEIAEWEEQQLDEPVDFKNCKIDPAPFQLVEQTSLHRTHTIFSLLGLDHAYVTSMGRLVGVVSLKELRKAIEGSVTVTGVKVRPPLASFRDSGNTTSVSEVTELHKLCIRHRGLSLPREPNPPDVEDQADVQYKEIPVSFSEQTNLHFETSPGDITNESSELVLQESPSFTEDQSEFTFDCSPSHTEESELACDYDPPTRTPEPGETEQEQASPSLNQDQAKPEGECSPTRTEDQ; translated from the exons ATGTATGGGCGGTACACACAGGAGCTGGGTGTGTATGCCAAGGAGGAAGCAGCCCGCTTACGGGATGGAGGAGTACGGGATGGTGGAGGGATGCGGAGGAACACCAGTGTCCGCAGCCGCGCTGCAGATCTGCTGGAATATGAAAAACACCCTTGTGCAAAATGTCAAT TGTGTGCTTCTCGCTGCCAGAAGTTCCTGCTCTCTCGGGTGGGAGAGGACTGGATCTTCCTCATTCTGCTGGGGCTGCTCATGGCTCTGGTCAGCTGGGTCATGGACTATGCCATTGCCTTCTGCCAAGAAG cACAGAAGTGGATGTATGCAGGACTGGACAGTAACATGCTCTTGCAGTACATCGCCTGGGTCACCTACCCTGTAGTGCTCATCACTTTCTCAGCAGGATTCACACAGATACTGGCACCTCAGGCTGTGG GTTCAGGTATTCCTGAGATGAAGACAATACTGAGGGGGGTGGTCCTGAAGGAGTATCTGACTTTTAAGACATTTGTGGCTAAAGTCATTGGTCTGACCTGTGCCCTTGGGAGTGGAATGCCTCTAGGGAAGGAG gGACCCTTCGTTCATGTTGCCAGTTTGTGTGCTGCCCTCCTGAGCAAATTCATGGCTGCTCTTTTCGGTGGGATTTACATG GAAGAACCCTTTGAGGGAAGCAAG AATGAGTTAAGGAACACAGAGATGCTGTCAGCTGCCTGTGCAGTGGGTGTGGGCTGCTGCTTCGCTGCTCCTATTGGAG GGGTGCTGTTCAGTATCGAGGTCACGTCAACTTTTTTTGCGGTGAGGAACTACTGGAGGGGCTTCTTCGCTGCCACCTTCAGTGCCTTCATATTCAGAGTGCTGGCAGTGTGGAACCAAGAGGAAG AGACCATCACTGCTCTCTTTAAGACCCGTTTCCGTCTGGACTTCCCGTTTGACCTTCAGGAGCTGCCAGCATTCGCCATCCTTGg gatTGCTTGTGGTTTTGGCGGTGCTCTGTTTGTCTACCTGAACCGGCTGATTGTAGAGTGCATGAGGAAACAGAAGACTATTAACAAGTTCTTGCTGAGGAA CTCAGTCTTTGGATTAATAAACCAAACAGGGTCTGTTATTCG TCCCTCTCTTCCTGTCAGGCGTCTGGTGTATCCTGCCCTCGTCACCCTGGTGGTCTCTACACTCACGTTCCCTCCCGGCTTCGGGCAGTTCATGGCTGGACAG CTGACGCAGCACGAGTCTCTGGTTGCGCTGTTTGACAACCGCACCTGGTGCCGTCAGGGCGTGGCCGAAGAGTTTGACTACATCAGCCACCACCATGCCTGGAAACACCCCCAAGTCAACGTCTTCATCACACTCATCCTCTTCATCGTTATGAAG TTCTGGATGTCCGCTGTTGCCACCACCATGCCTGTGCCATGTGGGGCCTTCATGCCCGTTTTCCTTATTG GTGCTGCATTTGGCCGACTTGTTGGAGAGATCATGGCAACCATGTTTCCTGAGGGCATACATGCTGACGGCAGCGTGTATCCCATAGTTCCTGGTGGTTATGCTGTTGTTG GTGCTGCAGCCTTGTCTGGAGCGGTCACACACACTGTATCCACCGCTGTCATAGTGTTTGAGCTGACAGGTCAGATCTCCCACATCCTGCCTGTGATGATTGCTGTGATCCTGGCTAACGCTGTGGCTCAGGCGCTCCAACCATCACTGTACGACTCGATCATTCGCATCAAGAAACTTCCCTATCTGCCTGAGCTGGGCATGGGACATCATGA GAAATACAATATCCGTGTGGAGGACATCATGGTCAGGGATGTGCGCTACATCACACTTACCTCTTCCTATCGGGACTTGCAGGAGATGCTCCTCACTGGTCAGCTTAAAACACTGGCCCTGGTTGAGTCGAGAG ACACCATGATCCTGCTGGGTTCCATAGAGCGCCTGCAGCTCCAGTCTCTGCTCACTCTGCAGCTAGGCCACCAGCGACGGCTGGAGTACCTGCGGCAGCTGGCCCAGGACAACGGCACCCATGACCACCTGCCCAGTCTGACCACTGACAGCACCCCCAGCTCGCCCTGCGCCCATACCCACATCAACGCCTCAACCAGCACCAACGCCCGCCAAGGGGTCCGCTTCCTGGTGAGGACCCAACAG ATTTCAACAGAGGAGTCTTCCTCCTTCAGCCCGGTTGTTTCCAGTGTTCAGCTTCCACTGAAATCTGCCTTGAAAACTGTGTCTGCCATCAGTGACACAGAGACGCCAAACA GCTCTCAGACCCTCTCCTGTGCTGACCAAGAGAAGGAGCTGCTAGAG GAATCCACGGATGTAGAAGATTGCATGACCCCATCAGAG ATAGCAGAGTGGGAGGAGCAGCAGCTTGATGAACCGGTGGATTTCAAGAACTGCAAGATTGACCCTGCGCCTTTCCAGCTAGTGGAGCAAACGTCTCTGCATAGG ACTCACACCATCTTCTCTCTGCTCGGCCTGGATCATGCCTATGTGACCAGCATGGGACGTCTGGTTGGAGTAGTTTCTCTCAAAGAG CTGCGTAAGGCCATCGAGGGCTCAGTGACAGTGACTGGTGTGAAAGTGCGCCCTCCATTGGCCAGTTTCCGCGACAGCGGGAACACCACAAGCGTGTCCGAGGTAACTGAACTACACAAGCTCTGCATCCGTCACAGGGGGCTCTCATTGCCAAGGGAACCCAACCCTCCGGACGTGGAGGACCAGGCAGATGTTCAGTATAAAGAAATCCCCGTCAGCTTCTCAGAACAAACCAATTTGCATTTTGAAACCAGCCCCGGTGACATTACAAACGAGTCGTCGGAGCTAGTGCTCCAGGAAAGTCCCTCATTCACAGAGGACCAATCAGAGTTTACTTTTGACTGCAGCCCCTCTCACACTGAAGAGTCAGAACTGGCCTGTGACTATGACCCCCCCACCCGCACGCCAGAGCCGGGCGAAACAGAGCAAGAACAGGCCAGTCCGTCTCTGAACCAGGACCAAGCAAAACCTGAGGGAGAGTGTAGCCCCACTCGCACTGAAGATCAATGA